One window of Mixophyes fleayi isolate aMixFle1 chromosome 3, aMixFle1.hap1, whole genome shotgun sequence genomic DNA carries:
- the OTOR gene encoding otoraplin gives MSPVVYFVVIFLFFGFMHQEANGAYMQKLAKTKLCADDECVYAISLGKAVDDYNAPDCRFINIKRDDLVYVYTKLLKEDDDAGEFWFGSVYSDQYRDQTGVVGYFPSSLITELNVYQDTLQDFPTTAIDFYCD, from the exons ATGTCTCCGGTTGTTTATTTTGTGGTTATATTCTTGTTCTTTGGATTTATGCACCAAGAGGCTAATGGGGCTTACATGCAGAAGTTGGCAAAGACGAAACTTTGTGCTGACGATGAATGCGTTT ATGCTATATCACTTGGTAAAGCTGTAGATGATTATAATGCTCCTGACTGCAGATTTATTAACATCAAGAGAGACGATCTGGTCTATGTTTATACTAAACTACTTAAGGAAGATGATGATGCAGGAGAATTCTGGTTTGGAAGT GTTTATAGTGACCAGTACAGGGATCAAACAGGAGTTGTTGGTTATTTTCCTAGCAGTCTCATCACAGAGCTGAATGTCTACCAGGACACACTTCAGGATTTTCCCACAACA GCTATCGATTTCTACTGTGAttaa